Proteins found in one Quercus robur chromosome 2, dhQueRobu3.1, whole genome shotgun sequence genomic segment:
- the LOC126712925 gene encoding probable methyltransferase PMT14: MMGSKYHLPGYRTRGTLTIFVVIGLCCFFYLLGAWQKSGFRKGDGIPLEITRQTDCNNVTILDFEAHHNDLEIIEHDEPRAKVFKPCDIQYTDYTPCQEQDRAMKFPRENMIYRERHCPPEEEKLQCLIPAPKGYVTPFPWPKSRDYVHYANVPYKHLTVEKAVQNWVQFQGDVFKFPGGGTMFPQGADAYIDELASVIPIADGTVRTALDTGCGVASWGAYLLKRNVLAMSFAPRDNHEAQVQFALERGVPAIIGVLGSINLPYPSRAFDMAQCSRCLIPWTANDGMYLMEVDRVLRPGGYWILSGPPINWKTYYQTWKRSKEDLNAEQTKIEKLAELLCWEKKYEKGDIAIWRKKVNAKSCQRNSANICTSKDADDVWYKKMGTCVTPFPEVSSEDEVAGGELKKFPARLFAVPPRIAKGFIEGVTAESYEEDNKLWKKRVNAYKRINRLIGTTRYRNVMDMNAGLGGFAAALESPKSWVMNVVPTISKNTLGVIYERGLIGMYHDWCEGFSTYPRTYDFIHASGVFSLYQNRCQLEDILLEMDRILRPEGAVILRDEVDVMNKVKKIAGGMRWTIRLMDHEDGPLVPEKILVAVKQYWVGSSGNGTSSNK; encoded by the exons ATGATGGGCTCCAAGTATCACTTACCAGGCTACAGAACACGAGGCACGTTGACTATATTTGTCGTCATTGGTTTGTGCTGTTTCTTTTACCTTTTGGGAGCATGGCAGAAGAGTGGTTTCAGAAAAGGGGATGGCATACCATTGGAAATAACCAGGCAGACAGATTGCAACAACGTTACCATTCTAGATTTTGAGGCTCATCACAATGATCTTGAAATTATTGAACATGATGAACCCAGAGCCAAAGTGTTCAAGCCTTGTGACATCCAATATACTGATTATACTCCTTGCCAAGAACAAGACCGAGCAATGAAATTCCCAAGGGAAAATATGATATACAGGGAAAGACATTGCCCTCCAGAGGAGGAAAAATTGCAGTGTCTTATCCCAGCACCCAAGGGATATGTGACTCCATTCCCTTGGCCTAAAAGCCGGGACTATGTCCACTATGCTAATGTTCCTTATAAACATCTGACTGTTGAGAAGGCAGTCCAGAATTGGGTGCAGTTTCAGGGAGATGTGTTCAAATTTCCAGGTGGGGGAACAATGTTTCCTCAAGGCGCGGATGCATATATTGACGAACTTGCATCTGTTATTCCAATTGCAGATGGCACAGTCAGAACAGCACTGGATACTGGTTGTGGA GTTGCAAGCTGGGGTGCATACTTGCTGAAAAGAAATGTATTGGCTATGTCCTTTGCACCAAGGGACAATCATGAAGCCCAGGTTCAGTTTGCATTGGAGCGAGGTGTTCCTGCTATTATAGGTGTTCTTGGATCAATAAATCTTCCATACCCATCAAGAGCCTTTGATATGGCTCAGTGCTCTCGATGTCTAATACCATGGACTGCAAATG ATGGAATGTACCTCATGGAAGTTGATCGAGTTCTCAGACCTGGTGGATACTGGATTTTGTCCGGCCCTCCAATCAATTGGAAGACATATTACCAAACATGGAAGCGGTCTAAGGAGGATCTCAATGCTGAGCAAACAAAGATTGAAAAGCTGGCTGAACTTCTTTGCTGGGAAAAGAAGTATGAGAAGGGAGATATCGCAATCTggagaaaaaaagtaaatgcCAAATCCTGCCAAAGAAACTCTGCCAATATATGTACATCAAAGGATGCTGATGATGTCTG GTACAAGAAAATGGGCACATGTGTAACTCCTTTCCCTGAGGTAAGTAGTGAAGATGAAGTAGCAGGAGGGGAGTTGAAGAAGTTTCCAGCTAGGCTTTTTGCAGTTCCTCCCCGAATAGCTAAGGGATTCATTGAAGGGGTTACAGCAGAATCTTACGAAGAGGACAATAAACTTTGGAAAAAACGTGTAAATGCCTACAAAAGGATCAATAGATTGATTGGCACTACAAGATATCGGAATGTGATGGATATGAATGCAGGCCTTGGAGGATTTGCAGCAGCACTTGAATCACCGAAATCTTGGGTGATGAATGTGGTGCCTACAATTTCCAAGAACACTTTAGGTGTTATCTATGAGAGAGGTCTAATTGGCATGTATCATGACTG GTGTGAAGGCTTCTCTACTTACCCAAGGACATATGATTTTATTCATGCTAGTGGTGTATTCAGCTTGTACCAGAACAG GTGCCAACTGGAAGACATCCTTCTGGAGATGGATAGGATATTGAGGCCTGAAGGGGCTGTCATCTTGAGGGATGAAGTTGATGTCATGAACAAGGTTAAGAAAATTGCTGGAGGCATGAGATGGACTATCAGGCTGATGGATCATGAGGATGGTCCCCTTGTGCCTGAGAAGATATTGGTTGCAGTCAAACAATATTGGGTTGGCAGTAGCGGAAACGGCACATCCAGTAATAAATAA
- the LOC126712926 gene encoding putative L-ascorbate peroxidase 6 — protein MSMSSSILFNCKPGPLLCSCSSTSSFIFKFKFPARSQCSPLPTVEFHATKPRASTHNHNHNHISIENESVSGASTSRRRSLVFVAATTTPLLLLFNHEASAVKAAGLATTTSENYLLIKEEVRKVLSKAKAAGVLRLVFHDAGTFDMDENSGGMNGSIVYELDRPENAGLKKPMKILEKAKTEVDAVKPVSWADMIAVAGAEAVSLCGGPTIPVPLGRLDSMEPDPEGKLPQESLDAPGLKQSFQRKGLSTQDLVVLSGAHTLGSKGFGNPTVFDNSYFKILLQKPWTSSGGMASMVGLPSDRALTDDNECLRWITKYAENQSMFFEDFKNAYTKLVSSGAKWKSV, from the exons ATGAGTATGAGTTCATCGATTCTCTTCAACTGTAAACCCGGCCCTCTCCTCTGCTCCTGCTCCTCCACTTCTTCattcatattcaaattcaaatttcccGCCAGGTCACAATGTTCACCCCTCCCAACGGTCGAATTCCACGCCACTAAGCCCAGGGCTTCCActcacaatcacaatcacaatcacatAAGCATTGAGAATGAGTCTGTCTCAGGTGCAAGTACAAGTAGAAGGAGATCACTTGTATTTGTAGCAGCCACAACAACGCCATTGCTTCTTCTTTTCAATCATGAGGCCTCTGCAGTTAAGGCTGCTGG GCTGGCTACAACTACAAGTGAGAACTACCTGCTCATAAAGGAAGAGGTCAGGAAGGTATTGTCAAAGGCAAAGGCAGCTGGTGTGCTTCGTTTGGTTTTTCACGATGCAGGAACTTTTGATATGGATGAAAATTCAG GTGGTATGAATGGTTCCATCGTTTATGAACTTGATAGACCAGAAAATGCAGGTCTTAAAAAACCTATGAAG attttagagaAAGCAAAGACTGAAGTGGATGCAGTAAAACCAG TATCATGGGCAGACATGATTGCTGTGGCGGGAGCTGAAGCAGTTTCATTGTGTGGAGGTCCAACAATTCCAGTTCCCTTAGGCAGACTAGATTCAAT GGAGCCTGATCCAGAAGGGAAACTTCCTCAAGAATCTCTGGATGCTCCTGGTTTGAAGCAAAGCTTTCAAAGAAAAGGCTTATC AACACAAGATCTTGTTGTTCTGTCTGGAGCTCATACCCTTGGAAGTAAAGGTTTTGGAAATCCAACTGTTTTTGACAATTCATACTTTAAAATTCTTCTGCAGAAGCCATGGACGTCTTCAG GTGGTATGGCAAGCATGGTTGGGCTTCCTTCAGATCGTGCACTTACTGATGATAACGAATGCTTAAG
- the LOC126712924 gene encoding G-type lectin S-receptor-like serine/threonine-protein kinase SD2-5: protein METWSFFLFMGFTWLSVVLLSETSLASIQSFGKIQPGFLASQMLFIDNNGHFLLSNNSNFAFGFVTTPDVTLFLLVIIHLQSSRTVWSANRDSPVANSDQFVFDAKGNVYLQKGNGVAWTPDTKGKGVSAIELQNSGNLVMYGNRSEIVWQSFKNPTDTLLPNQDFVEGMKLVSNPSSKNLTYILEIKSSDMILSAGFPTPQPYWSMGKDSRKTIDQVGGVVTNASLIANSWNIYDQNKDLQWQFIFSTYTDTNATWIAVLGNDGFISFYNLEDGQSSSASKTKIPNDPCSTPEPCSAYVTCFSENMCQCPSILSSRNCNTGIVSPCDHSNGRTELLNAGNVLNYFALGFLTPSSITDLNSCKASCDGNCSCLALFFQNSTGACFLLDSIGSFQNSGKGSGFISYIKVLSDGGSGVSNGGGGSNHKGFPFVVIIAISTVLIIIGLLYVGFRYYRAKRQLPESPRETSEEDNFLENLSGMPIRFNYKDLQSATNNFSVKLGQGGFGSVYKGSLPDGTQLAVKKLEGIGQGKKEFRAEVSIIGSIHHVHLVRLKGFCAEGSHRLLAYEYMANRSLDKWIFKKNNDDQFLLDWETRFNIALGTAKGLAYLHEDCDAKIVHCDIKPENVLLDDNFLAKVSDFGLAKLMTREQSHVFTTLRGTRGYLAPEWITNYAISEKSDVYSYGMVLLEIISGRKNFEPEETSEKSHFPSYAFKMLEEGKLGDIIDSRLNINVNDERVSTAIKVALWCIQEDMHLRPSMTKVFQMLEGLSAVPHPPTSSPLGFRLYSSFFRSVSGEGTSSGPSDCNSDAYLSAVRLSGPR from the coding sequence ATGGAAACTTGgagcttctttcttttcatggGCTTCACATGGCTATCTGTTGTCCTTCTCTCTGAGACAAGTTTGGCTAGTATTCAAAGTTTTGGCAAAATTCAGCCTGGGTTTCTAGCGTCTCAGAtgttatttattgataataatggaCATTTTCTTTTATCCAACAACTCGAATTTTGCTTTTGGCTTCGTTACAACCCCAGATGTCACATTGTTCCTACTAGTAATCATCCATTTGCAGAGTTCAAGAACAGTCTGGTCCGCAAATAGAGATTCCCCAGTTGCAAATTCTGATCAATTTGTGTTTGATGCGAAGGGTAATGTGTACTTACAGAAAGGAAATGGTGTGGCTTGGACACCAGATACTAAAGGCAAAGGAGTTTCAGCTATTGAATTGCAGAACTCGGGAAATTTGGTTATGTATGGGAATAGAAGTGAAATAGTTTGGCAGAGTTTTAAAAATCCCACAGATACCCTATTGCCAAACCAAGATTTTGTTGAAGGAATGAAGCTCGTAAGCAATCCCAGCTCTAAGAACTTGACTTATATTCTTGAGATCAAGTCAAGCGACATGATACTTTCTGCAGGTTTTCCAACTCCGCAGCCTTATTGGTCTATGGGGAAGGACAGCAGAAAGACAATCGATCAAGTTGGTGGTGTGGTCACTAATGCATCTCTCATTGCAAATTCATGGAATATCTATGATCAAAACAAAGACTTACAGTGGCAGTTTATTTTCTCAACCTACACTGACACAAATGCCACTTGGATTGCAGTCCTAGGAAATGATGGCTTTATCTCATTCTACAATCTCGAAGATGGACAGTCAAGTAGtgcttcaaaaacaaaaataccgAACGATCCATGCAGCACCCCGGAACCTTGTAGTGCATATGTCACATGTTTCAGTGAAAACATGTGCCAATGCCCTTCAATTCTTAGCTCCCGAAATTGCAACACTGGGATTGTCTCTCCATGTGATCACTCAAACGGTCGTACAGAGCTGTTAAATGCTGGAAATGTGCTCAACTATTTTGCACTTGGGTTCCTTACACCCTCTTCTATTACTGATTTGAACAGTTGCAAAGCCTCCTGTGATGGTAACTGCTCTTGCCTCGCTTTATTCTTCCAAAACAGTACAGGAGCTTGTTTTCTACTTGACAGCATAGGTAGCTTCCAAAACTCTGGTAAAGGCTCTGGCTTCATTTCATACATTAAGGTCTTGAGTGATGGAGGCAGTGGCGTAAGTAATGGAGGAGGTGGAAGCAACCACAAAGGCTTTCCATTTGTTGTGATTATAGCTATTTCAACAGTACTTATCATCATTGGTCTACTTTATGTGGGATTTCGATACTACAGAGCAAAGAGACAATTGCCTGAATCTCCACGGGAGACTTCAGAAGAGGATAATTTTTTGGAGAACTTGTCTGGGATGCCGATTCGTTTCAATTACAAAGACCTTCAAAGTGCAACTAATAACTTCTCTGTGAAGCTTGGGCAAGGAGGTTTTGGCTCAGTTTACAAAGGGTCTCTCCCTGATGGAACTCAACTGGCTGTGAAGAAGTTAGAAGGCATTGGACAAGGAAAGAAAGAGTTTCGAGCAGAAGTTAGCATCATTGGCAGCATCCATCATGTTCACTTGGTCAGGCTTAAAGGCTTCTGTGCTGAAGGAAGTCATCGGCTTCTTGCTTATGAGTACATGGCAAATAGGTCTTTGGATAAATGGATATTCAAGAAAAACAATGATGATCAGTTCCTGTTGGATTGGGAGACCAGATTCAATATTGCATTGGGAACAGCAAAAGGACTAGCTTACCTCCATGAAGATTGCGATGCCAAGATTGTCCACTGTGATATAAAACCAGAAAATGTGCTTCTTGATGATAATTTCCTTGCCAAAGTCTCAGATTTTGGATTAGCTAAGCTAATGACTCGAGAGCAAAGCCATGTTTTCACAACACTAAGGGGCACAAGGGGGTACCTTGCACCAGAGTGGATCACAAACTATGCCATATCAGAGAAAAGTGATGTTTATAGCTATGGGATGGTATTGTTAGAGATCATTagtggaagaaaaaattttgagcCAGAGGAAACTTCAGAGAAATCCCATTTCCCATCCTATGCTTTTAAGATGTTAGAAGAAGGGAAACTGGGAGACATCATCGATTCAAGACTGAATATAAATGTAAATGATGAGAGAGTTTCTACTGCCATTAAGGTTGCGTTGTGGTGCATACAGGAAGATATGCATCTAAGGCCATCAATGACCAAGGTTTTCCAAATGCTTGAAGGACTCAGTGCTGTTCCTCACCCTCCCACTTCCTCTCCTCTGGGATTTCGGCTATATTCAAGCTTCTTTAGATCAGTCAGTGGGGAAGGCACTTCCTCAGGCCCATCAGACTGCAACAGCGATGCTTATCTTTCTGCTGTGCGGCTTTCTGGCCCAAGATGA